The following are encoded together in the Pithys albifrons albifrons isolate INPA30051 chromosome 5, PitAlb_v1, whole genome shotgun sequence genome:
- the LOC139672170 gene encoding immediate early response gene 5 protein-like, translated as MRSVPAPVLAPPRSPVAATPGPGPRMRSLSPLTCAGPAPPSPPFSPQRRARGGSRRRSEIQRRFGRSRCLRGSGPRVRGEPNSGPAGAPTGCRRRGQEEPRSGARGAWSGTGRLEPHVFSPLPSALPAQPYRGSVGPGVAALYPVLVVVAALCRFWGRSAQVPNKGWNLLAVPGLSRTVCPARHCGHSPGAAPAANRPGRHIPAPDPPPAPGPRRKGPARVGSSRGDCRAEAATGMGRSLPGPGRGCRTHPAGADVTPLYSHWKPCLAPAARADSWKGLLCCLQRCRSALRAQRRHREHPRGGSG; from the exons atGCGCTCTGTGCCCGCTCCTGTCCTGGCCCCGCCCCGCTCACCTGTGGCCGCCACGCCTGGCCCTGGCCCGCGCATGCGCTCTCTGTCCCCGCTCACCTgtgccggccccgccccgccctcGCCCCCCTTTTCCCCGCAGCGTCGGGCTCGGGGCGGTTCTCGCAGGCGCTCGGAGATACAAAGAAGGTTCGGCCGGTCCCGCTGCCTCCGCGGGTCCGGTCCCAGAG TCCGTGGAGAGCCGAATTCTGGCCCCGCAGGAGCCCCGACCGGGTGCCGTCGCCGCGGGCAGGAGGAGCCGCGCTCCGGGGCTAGAGGGGCTTGGAGCGGGACTGGGCGCCTTGAGCCTCACGTTTTCTCCCCGCTCCCGTCCGCACTCCCGGCACAGCCCTATCGCGGCTCTGTTGGTCCTGGGGTCGCTGCTCTCTATCCGGTCCTGGTGGTGGTCGCGGCGCTTTGTCGGTTCTGGGGTCGCTCGGCGCAGGTACCGAACAAAGGCTGGAACCTACTGGCGGTACCGGGGCTGTCCCGCACCGTCTGCCCCGCCCGGCACTgcgggcacagccctggagcgGCACCGGCCGCGAACCGCCCGGGAAGGCACATCCCGGCTCCCGACCCACCTCCTGCCCCGGGACCGCGCCGGAAGGGCCCTGCCCGTGTCGGGAGCAGCCGCGGGGATTGCAGAGCTGAAGCAGCGACGGGGATGGGTCGGAGCCTCCCCGGGCCGGGTCGGGGCTGCAGGACCCACCCAG CAGGCGCAGATGTTACTCCACTGTATTCCCACTGGAAACCCTGTTTGGCTCCAGCAGCTCGAGCTGACTCCTGGAAAG